Part of the Flagellimonas eckloniae genome, TATCACGCTTTAAATAATCCAATCGGTCCATATCCAATTGACTGGATACTAATTGATTCATAAAAGGTTTGGAATATTTTCCCCTGAAAATGGCAATTGCGGTATCAAGCTGACCATTGAATTCTTTATTCAATTTAACCATAAACTCCAGAGAAATTTCTTCATGGCTTAAATCTGATATTATGAACCCTTCCAAGGCATGTGAAAAAGGACCATGGCCAATATCATGCAGTAAGATAGCACAAAGGAGGCCTGTTTCTTCTTCTGAAGTAATCTCAATATTTTTCCACCTGAGGGTTTGAATTGCCTTTGTCATTAGATGCATGCTACCGAGCGCATGGTGAAATCTTGTATGGTGGGCCCCAGGATAAACAAGATAGGACATACCCATCTGCGAAATTCGGCGTAGTCTTTGAAAGTACGGGTGAGCTATAAGACTAAAAATAAGTTCATTTGGTGTTCCAATAAAACCGTAAATTGGATCGTTAAAAACTTTAAGCTTATTGGTTTGGGCCAAGGAAGTTTGTTTTAATTATACAAAGATAACTACTATATGAACAAGATCACTATTCTATGGGTCGATGATGAAATCGACCTATTAAAACCCCATATCCTTTTTCTGGAAAACAAAAACTATGAAGTAGTTACTAGTCAAAGTGGTCAAGATGCATTGGAGGAGATAAAAAATACATTTTTTGATATTGTTTTTTTGGATGAGAACATGCCGGGAATTTCTGGACTGGAAACTTTGACTGAAATTAAAAAACATGATGCTTCCATCCCAGTGGTAATGATTACCAAAAGTGAGGAAGAATATATAATGGACGAGGCCATTGGCTCTAAAATTGCAGATTATTTAATTAAGCCAGTAAATCCAAATCAAATATTATTGTCCTTAAAGAAGAGCTTGGACAACTCCCGGCTTGTGTCTGAAAAAACCACATCAAACTACCAACAGGAATTTCGAAAAATCGCCATGGATTTATCTATGGTAAATAGTCAAGAAGAATGGGCCGAACTTTATAAGAAGCTAATTTATTGGGAACTTCAACTGGAAGAAATTGAAGATTCAGGTATGTTTGAAATTTTGGAATCACAAAAGGTAGAAGCCAATTCTCAGTTCAGCAAGTTTGTGGATAAAAATTACAGTGAATGGTTTCAGGAGAGTGACCCACCCGTAATGTCCCATACTCTTTTCAGAAAAAAGATTCAACCAGAATTAGTAGGAAATAAGACATTGTTGATTGTTATCGATAATCTTCGGTACGACCAATGGTTGGCTTTTGAAGAGACCCTGGCTGTACATTATAAGAAAAAACAAGAATCATCCTATTATAGCATTCTACCAACGGCTACCCAGTATGCCCGAAATGCAATTTTTTCTGGCTTGATGCCCTTGGATATGGAAAAACAACATCCTGATTGGTGGAAAAATGATACAGATGAAGGAGGTAAAAATCTTTTTGAAGCTGAATTTTTGGGAGCCCAGTTAAAACGACTTGGGTTGGATTTAAAATGGGAGTATCATAAAATTAGTAACCTTCGCCAGGGAAAACAATTGGCCCAGAATTTTAGATTACAAAAAGATAATGACCTTACCGTACTTGTATATAATTTTGTGGACATGCTTTCACATTCAAAAACAGAGATGGAGGTAATCAAGGAATTGGCATCCAACGATAAGGCGTATCGTTCGCTTACACTGAGTTGGTTTAAAAATTCACCGCTTCTGGAGATTATCCAACAAGCACAAAATATGGGCATGAAATTGATATTAACCACAGATCACGGCACCATAAACGTAAAACAGCCTTCTAAAGTTATAGGTGACAGAGAAACAAGTCTTAATCTAAGATATAAAACCGGTAGAAGTCTTACTTATGAGGACAAGGATGTTCTGGCAACCAAAAACCCACAAAGCATCCACTTGCCAAATATCAATTTAAGTAGTAGTTATATTTTTGCGAAGAATGATTTGTTTTTCGCGTATCCCAATAATTACAACCATTATGTTGGATACTATAGAAATACCTATCAGCATGGAGGTGTCTCCCTTGAAGAAATGATAGTTCCTTTTATAGTTTTAGATGCAAAATAGAATGTTGTGAAAAAAATATTTCGATTAGAAGACCTCCCCAGCATTTCTAAAAGTATCCTCAA contains:
- a CDS encoding PglZ domain-containing protein; amino-acid sequence: MNKITILWVDDEIDLLKPHILFLENKNYEVVTSQSGQDALEEIKNTFFDIVFLDENMPGISGLETLTEIKKHDASIPVVMITKSEEEYIMDEAIGSKIADYLIKPVNPNQILLSLKKSLDNSRLVSEKTTSNYQQEFRKIAMDLSMVNSQEEWAELYKKLIYWELQLEEIEDSGMFEILESQKVEANSQFSKFVDKNYSEWFQESDPPVMSHTLFRKKIQPELVGNKTLLIVIDNLRYDQWLAFEETLAVHYKKKQESSYYSILPTATQYARNAIFSGLMPLDMEKQHPDWWKNDTDEGGKNLFEAEFLGAQLKRLGLDLKWEYHKISNLRQGKQLAQNFRLQKDNDLTVLVYNFVDMLSHSKTEMEVIKELASNDKAYRSLTLSWFKNSPLLEIIQQAQNMGMKLILTTDHGTINVKQPSKVIGDRETSLNLRYKTGRSLTYEDKDVLATKNPQSIHLPNINLSSSYIFAKNDLFFAYPNNYNHYVGYYRNTYQHGGVSLEEMIVPFIVLDAK